The segment TATACGGACTCCGGCATCCATCAAATCTGGAAAATACGATCTGGACGCATGAAATACAATTCTTTTATCTGGTTTATTAGGGACGAGAATCCGCACATCTATGCCGCTTAAGGAAGCAATTTTGATTGCTGAAAGGATATCCTCATCGGGAATGAAATAAGGGCTGGCAATCCAGATGGATTTAGTAGCAGATGTCATCATCGAGAAAAAAATGCTTTTTATTACACTCCATTCATTATCAGGACCGCCTGCAATTAACTGCACCCCTCCATGACTGTTATCCTCAGCAATAGGAGTAAGATAATCAGCCGTTAAAAAGCTGCTGTTTGTCATATAATACCAATCCTGCAAAAATATCAGCTGCAGAGAACGAACAGCTTCTCCCTTTACCATAAGATGCGTATCCCGCCAAAAGCCAATCGATGGATTTTTCCCCAAATATTCATCTCCGATATTTAGCCCCCCAACAAACCCAATATTTCCATCAATCACAATAATCTTCCGATGATTACGGAAATTAAATTTGCTGTTTAACACAGGGACTCTCACTGGTCCAAATGCGACAATTTCAATGCCAGCTTGCCTCATTTCATGGATGTACCGCTTGGAAAGCTGCCATGATCCAACTGCATCATACAAAAACCTTACTTTCACACCTTGCTGTGCCTTTTCAATCAGTACATCCTTAATTTGCTGTCCAATATCATCATGTCTGACTATGTAATATTCAAGATGAATATGATGCTTTGCCTTTTTTAGCGCTGTTAAAATGCAGGAAAATGTCTCATTTCCATTTGTCAGGATTGTGGAAGATGTACCAAATGAAATCGGACTGTTCCCAATTTTTTCTGCTAAACGGAATAAATTCTGCTGATGTATGTCCATTTCCTGTAGCCGTTCTTCTGTTCTAAAACCGATTTCTTTTTCAATTCGCAAGTATGCCTGTTTATCAAGAAAGTACTTCTTTCGGTATATTCGTTCTTTTCGATAGTTCCGTCCAAATAATAAATAAAAGATAAATCCGACCACAGGAAAGCTTCCTAGAACAACTAACCATGTCAATGTTTGAGTAGGATGTCTGTTTTCAAAAAAGATGACAAATCCTATAAAAATAACACAGAGACTGATTATTAAACTAAGCTGTCCAAAGATTCCGCCTTTTATTGTGATGAAAAAATTAAAAACGTACACAAACAGTCCTGCTGCTCCTAAAAAAACACCAAGTCTTGCTGTATGGTTCATGGTAACACCTGCCATCATTGCAATTATGTAGACTCATCATATGCTCGAAAAACAAAGAGCCTGTTCGCCTGTAAGGTGAAATCCACCATTACAACTTCTACTATATAGATGATATCCATGAACTATATATAGACTTTATAATGTGAATTCCTTGCCCTACATTTGAACAAGCTCTTATTTTTTTTTAATGAAAGTATTTTCGTAACTCCATAAATACTTCATCTTCTATAATTACCTTACCATATTCTTCAATAACATGTATCGTTGTTTGAGTTTCTTGTCCATACTCAAGGAGAATACTTAATGCATTGTCGATTTCATCTTCATCTGTCTCTTCATCAAGAAACTGTACATACAAAAAGTATTGATTCTTGTAATTGTAAAGCTTCGTATCAATTCCTTCTAACCCATGAAGTTTGCTTAATGAAATTAAGTCTTCAAAGTCTTTGAAGCCAATTAGAAACTCTAGATTATCTCCAAAATCGTCTTCTCCATCTTTCACAGTAAAGTGTTGATCCATTAAATCCTCGAATCTTTCATCCAAAGGCAAATCCTTCAGCTTGTCTTCCGGAATAGATATTTCGAATTTCTGGCCATCCTTTGAAAGCTGGGCTCTTGTGACAAGAATTTCAAGTCCCTTATCCAAGGCTTGAACTTGAATCCATAATGGACCATCTAGAATAAAATCTTCTTCTTGATGAACTTCATCCATCATTTCCCAAAAAAGTTCTTCGCTTCTTTCCCGGTTATACCAGATTTCCTCTCGCTTAAAGCCGCGTTCCTCTATATCAATATACGAAATATAAAACTTAACTGTATGATCATTAATACGTTCAATTTCCATTCTGCAACACTCCCTTCAAGCTATAATGGAAGGGACTAAACCCCCATACAGATATTCGTTTTATTCCAATTTTCACTTTAGAATAGAAGGCCAAATGCTATTGTACCTTGTACTTTATATTTTATGATAAAACCTCTTTAAATGGAATTAAAATATCCTGAAATCAGCAAAAACCAATATATGCCTAAGTTTTCGGTTTATTTGCTCGAAAATTATGGAGTTTCTTTTTATTAGCGTATTCACTTTAAGCTATATTTAGTAGTATTACCTCAGGAAATTATTTTCAAACCATTTTCTGTCTGAAAGGCTTGTCTTATAATTAAACCTTCACAATATAGGAAAAAAGGTCTGACTATACTGCCGAGCATAACGCTGGGCAGCTTTTTAGCCAGACCTATATATTATCATTTATCATTTAAGTAAGTTAATTTACTAAACGCTGTGCTTCACGCAATTGGAAAGTTCTAACTTTCCTTGGAAGGAAGCGGCGTATTTCATCTTCATTATAACCAACCTGAAGCCTTTTTTCGTCCAGTATAATAGGACGACGCAATAATCCTGGATTATCCTTAATTAACTCGAATAAGTTTTGTAAAGGCATTGTTTCAAGATTAACGTTCAGCTTTTGGAATGTTTTGCTTCTTGTAGAAATAATCTCATCTGTACCGTCTTCTGTCATACGAAGAATTTCTTTAATTTCATCGATGGACAACGGTTCTGAGAATATATTTCTTTCTTTATATGCAATTTCATGTTCCTCTAACCATGCTTTTGCTTTTCTGCAGGATGTACAACTTGGTGAAGTGTATAATGTTACCATTTTACAAATTCACACTCCCTTTATTTAGACATGTATTTAGACTACTAGTTAATTCAAAAATAAATACTTGAGTATGTTATATTCTTAAATTGTAATTAATTTAATCAAGTAATTTATATTAATTATTATACACCAATTACAAGTAATTTGGTATAGTTTTTTTTAATATGATTTGTTGAGCTTTTTTTAGTGTTGCTTATATTTACTGGTATGCCGCCATAACGGTGTTTGTGTCCGTTAACCACCTGCCCTTTTCCCTTATTTCTTAGAAAACACTCAAGAAATTCAGGCTATTTAAATTGCTTACTATTATAGACGATTGAGATGCAAAAAGGTTTCATTTTTTTATGGCGCTTTTTGATTTCCTTATTTATTCTTATTAGTAACACTTATACCCGTTTGTCCCACATTCTTAAACCTATTATCTATTCTCAATTAAGAATTACCTATTGAAAATAAGATAGAAACATACATACGGTTCCCATAAGTTTTCAAATATAGTCAAATTTCGTCAAATATATCTTTTCTGTTTTTTGTTTCATCAAATTGGACTGCCTGTTCAACTGGTTCATATGACTTTCCATAAAAATGTTTGTCCCGATACGTATGAATTTTTTCATATGTCCGAACCAGTGCTTCATATACTAGCTCTTCCGAGTCATTACTTGGAGACCAAAATAATATTTCCATAACATTAACCTCATCTGTGGCTAATGATCTTCTTTTGTAGCCGATTGTTTTCGCGTGTTGAAAGCCCTCGCGCTGATAAAATTTCAAACGTTTTTTTGTATCTGTGTCTGTATAGTTCACCGGCTCTACTTCGAGTATAATCGGCTTCCCCTTTTGCTTGAGTTTTTCTAAAAGCTTATGACCAAGTCCTTGTCCTCTTGATTCGCCTGAAACGAACAGATAATCAATAAAAATAAAATCATCTGCTTCTGCATACATAAGAACATGATGCTTTCCTTCATCCTTATGGTATATCTCTGGGAAATCCTCTAATAATGCTTCCATATGCTCCTGGGATTTCATCTCTTCGATTGGAAAATACTCATTTAGCTTTTCATACCAATGCATATTATTCTCTCCTATCATCATTGTTAATTACTTCATTTTGTAATTGACATTGTCTGTGTAATTGCAGCCTGCATTCCAGAGTAAAAATTCTCTAACTCCATTTGCATATAAAGCCTTTATTTGTGCTTCTACTTGCATCTTCCCGTAGGGCTGGTAGTTTCCCTTCCCTAAATAAGCTGCTGTAAAATCTTGAATCCATGGCCTTGATATTGGAGGATTTTTTAAACTTGTTAATTTCTTTTGCTCCAATTTCATATAGGCATTTACAAGACGATATGGCTCTAGATCAGGCTTACTGATTCCAAAATAACTGCCCCAATGACTTGGATAAATCATGCTTGAGATTACATCAACATTTTTACTGATTTCGGTGAAATTCTGACCAATGCCAGGAGCCTCTTCAAGCGTTGCTGTATAGCCGAAAATATCAACAGATACCTTCACATCATATGGCTCCAGCTTATCCTTTGCATATTTTACAAAGTCAGATACTGCTTTCACTCTTTTTTGTCCTTCACTTATTTTTAGTTTCCCATAATCACCTTTAGAATAACTTAAATTAGCGCCCTTTTTTTCAAAGCCCTCAGGAAAACGGACATAATCGAACTGAATCTCTTGAAAACCAAGCTTCGCTGCCTCAACCGCTGCTGCTATATTATAGTCCCATACTTCCTTAACAAATGGATTAATAAAGGCCTCTTTTCTTTCATTCCTCCATACCTCTCCTTTATTTCTAAAGGTCCATTCTGGCCTTTTATATGCCAAATGACTATCCTTAAAAACGACAATTCTCGCAATCGGATAAATCTGTTCCTTTTCAAGCTTTCTCAGCATTACTGGAATACTTTTTATCTTATTGGAACCCGCTGCAAAGAGTGGAGAGCCTTTTGCTGGCTTATAAACAAGCTTGCCGCTGTCTTCTTTAAAATCGATTACCATTGTATTTAAATCATTTTGTTTAAGGAATTTAATTAGTTCATTGAACCTGTTGCTGCCTGCAGCACTGCCGCTGACATAAATGCCTCTGACTGCATCAGGGTATGGAAAAGTCAGACCTGTATTAGCTGTTTTCGCTACTGCTGCTGGAAAGTCCTTCAGGAGCAATTCCGCTTTTCTTTTTGGCTGGTCGTTCACTGACTCAGCACTTGCTGTTTCTGATATATTTACAACTAATATGAAAGTACATAACATAATAAAAACGAATGAAGTGACATATCTCATCATTAATACCTCCACAAGGCTTTTTTTTATTATGTGCCTCATTGCGATGATTCATGGTTAGATGATATTGCCATTCCATACACAATTTTACGCAAAAAAAATAACGATCTCTTATCGAGAGATCGTTATGAGTTAACTTTTGTATTGCAGTTTATATTTATTATATTCTGCCTCCGAACAATAAACAAAATGTCCTGGCTTAATTTCACGCATTTTAAGCTCTTCGCCCTCTTTATACTGATGAACCGCAGGATCATAACCTGTTCTGACGCGAGTTCGCTCAGTTTCAGGATCTGGAAGTGGAATAGCGGACAGCAAGGATTGTGTATATGGATGAATTGGTGTATTGTATAGCTCATCAGCTGGAGCTAATTCTACCAGTTTACCAAAATACATAACACCAATACGGTCACTGATATATTTAACCATTGAAAGGTCATGGGCAATAAACAAGTATGTTAAGCCTTTTTCTTTCTGCAGCTTTTTCATCAAGTTTACTACTTGTGCTTGAATAGAAACGTCCAACGCAGAAATCGGCTCATCAGCAATGATGAAATCAGGATCAACTGCAAGTGCTCTTGCAATACCTATACGCTGTCTTTGTCCACCGGAAAATTCATGCGGATAGCGGTTTGCGTGCTCTTTATTTAGACCAACTGTATTAAGAAGCTCGTATACTTTCTCCATACGCTCTTTTTTAGTTTTTGCCAATCCATGAATATCGATTCCCTCTGCAATGATATCAGCTACTGTCATACGAGGGTTCAATGATGCATATGGATCTTGGAAAATCATTTGCATTTTACGGTTGAATTTCTTCAATTCTGCAGTTGATTTTTTACCATGAACATTTTCTCCATTAAATAGAACCTGTCCGTCTGTTGCTTCATATAGACGAATAATGGATCTGCCTGTCGTACTCTTACCACAACCAGATTCACCAACTAAACCTAATGTTTCTCCTTTATAAATGTCAAAGGATATACCATCTACAGCTTTTACTAAATTCGGTCTGCCGATATTGAAATGCTGTTTCAAGCCTTTTATTTCAAGTAATTTCTCAGTCATTTCACAAATCCCCCTTCACTAGTACTGGTTTATCAAAGTTAGTGGATAAAGGACGGATTTTTTCCTTCACAGATGCAGGTGGCTCAACAGCTGGAGCATCTGGATGAAGCAGCCAAGATTTCACGAAATGTGTTTCTGAAACCTGATATACAGGTGGTTCTTGCTCATAATCAATCGCAAGGGCATTCGGATTTCTCGGTGCAAACGCATCACCAACAGGAGGGTTAGTCAAATCAGGCGGTGTACCTGGAATGGCAGCCAATTCCGTTTCCCCATCATTATCCAAGCTTGGCATAGAAGCAAGTAAGCCCCATGTATATGGGTGTCTTGGGTCATAGAAAATTTCATCAACCGTACCCATCTCTACTATTTCACCAGCATACATAACTGCAACACGGTCAGCAACATTAGCAACAACGCCGAGATCATGTGTGATAAAGATAATACTTGTGTCCAATTTACTTTGTAATTCCTTCATCAAATCAAGGATTTGTGCTTGGATTGTTACGTCAAGTGCAGTTGTAGGCTCATCGGCAATCAGCAAGGAGGGCCTTGCAGCAAGTGCGATTGCGATCATTGCACGCTGTCTCATACCACCAGAAAATTCATGAGGATATTGGTTAACCCTTTTTTCCGGCATTGGAATTCCAACTAGCTTTAATAGTTCAATTGCTCTTTCTTTTGCCTTTTCTTTCGAAATTTCTTGGTGCTTTAAAATAACTTCCATGATTTGTGTTCCAATTCTCATTGTTGGGTTCAACGATGTCATTGGATCTTGGAAAATCATACTGATATCCTTACCACGGATAGCTTGCATTTCTTTTTCTGTTTTCTGAACAATATCTTGTCCCTTGAAAAGAATTTGTCCGCCTTTAATTTCACCAGGAGGCATAGGAATAAGCTTCATCAATGTTTGGGATGTTACACTTTTTCCTGATCCTGATTCTCCAACGATTGCTAATGTTTCTCCTTTATATAAGTCAAAAGAAACACCACGTACTGCTTGAACTTCTCCTCCATACGTATGGAATGAGACTTTTAAATCTTTTACTTCTAACAATTTTTCCATTTTGCTCACTCCTTACTTACGTAGTCTTGGATCTAGTGCATCACGTATTCCGTCGCCGATTACATTAAATGCAAAGATTGTTAAACAGATGAACATCGCTGGGAAGAATACACGCCATGGATAATAGCTCATCGCTGCAATTCCGTCATTGGCCATTGTTCCCCAGCTTGCCAAAGGAGGTGTTAAACCTAATCCTAAGTAGCTCAAGAATGCTTCTGTAAAGATAGCATTTGGAATAGTCAATGTTAATGTTACAAGAATAGGTCCCATAGCATTTGGAATTAAGTGTTTACCCATAATTCTTGACACGCTTGCACCTAATGTTCTTGAAGCTAAAATATACTCTTGATTTTTTAAAGAAAGTACTTGTCCACGAGTGATACGAGCCATGTTAATCCAGCCTGTGATACTCATTGCAAGGATCATTGTTCCTAATCCTTGACCAAGCACTACCATCAGAAGGATAACAAGTAGCAAGTATGGAATTCCGTATAAAACGTCCGCAATCCTCATCATTACTTCATCCACACGACCGCCTTTATAACCTGAGATACCTCCCCAGATTACTCCGATTACCAAGTCAATGATTGCTGCTGCAATCCCGATGAAAAGAGAGATTTTTGCACCGTACCAAATACGTGCGAACATATCACGACCAAGGTCATCTGTACCAAAATAATGCTCAGCACTTGGAGGCTGGTTAGCTTTCATTAAATCATTTTGACGATAATCATACTGTGTTAGGAATGGACCAACAAAGGCCATAAAAATTAATATAATTAACAGTACAAGTCCGAACATAGCAAGTTTGTTCTTTTTGAAACGCATAAAAACGTCTTTCCAGAATGACAGACTCGGTCTAGTAATCGTTTCTGCTTCAGCACTGCTGTTTCCGACAACTTTGAATTTATCTTTTGAAATTTGCTGCATGCTTATTCTCCTTTCTTCCCGCCGGTTAATTTAATGCGAGGATCGATTAGTCCATATAATATATCGACAAGAAGAACAGATACTAATAGGATAATACTATAGAAAACTGTTACACCCATAATTACAGTGTAATCACGGTTACTGATACTCTTGACGAAATGGGAGCCAAGTCCTGGAATACCGAAAATTTTCTCGATAACAAAGCTTCCTGTTACAATTCCTGCAGAAAGTGGACCCATGTAGGATACAACTGGAAGAATAGCATTGCGGATAGCATGTTTAACTGTAATCGTAAATTGGCTTAAGCCTTTCGCTTTTGCTGTCTTAATATAATCATTACTCAACACTTCAAGCATTGATGATCTTGTAAGTCTGGCAATAAACGCAGTTGGACCTGCTGCCAATGCAATGGCAGGCAACACGCTTTGTGAGAATGTTCCCCATCTAGCAACTGGGAACCAGCCTAATTTCATAGCGAAAATGTATTGTAAAAATGCGGCCATAATAAAGGAAGGAACGGATATTCCGAAAACTGCCACAATCATTGCTGTATAGTCCTGCCATTTGTTATGCTTCAATGCAGCAATTATACCCAGTAATACACCGACTGCCAATGCGATAAAGATTGCTTCCAAGCCCAAAACTAATGAAACTGGGAAACCTTCATTAATTAAGTCATTGACTGTTTGGCTCTTATATTTGAATGATGGGCCGAAATCCCATTGTACAATGCGTAGTAGATACTCCCCATATTGAGCATACCATGGGTCGTTTAATCCATAATGTTCATTTAAATTAGCTTCAATTGCTGGCGGCAGTTGTTTTTCTGATGTGAAAGGGTTACCTGGTGCCAACCTCATGAAGAAAAACGTTGCTGTTACGATTAGCAGTAAAGAAAGTAACATAAACAGCAAACGTCTTGTCAAGTACTTTATCATGATTTAAACCTCCAATATTTTCTAATCACCTCTAATTAGAAAGGAAGGTATATGAAGCAAAAGCTTCATATACCTTTTTACTTACAGCTTATTGCATTATTCGAAATGAGCCCATTTCAATTGAGCATCTCCAAGACCTGAAACAACTACATCTTTCAGGTTGTCTTTTTGAACCCAAACGTTTGTATAGAAGTAAATTGGTGCGATTGGAAGCTCATCCATTAGAATTGCTTCAGCATCTTTAAGCATTTGTTGACGTTTTGCTGTATCAGTCTCTTTTTGAGAGTCATTCAACAATTGCTTAAATTCTGCATTTTCCCAATTTGTATCATTGTTACCGCCATCTTTATCGCGGTAAAGTTCTAGGAAATTGATCGCATCATTGAAGTCACCTAACCAGCCCATACGTCCGATTTGGTAGTCGCCAGAGTGAAGTTTATCAATGTAAACAGCCCACTCTTCGTTTCCTAATGTTACGTCAATTCCAAGGTTTTTCTTCCACATATCTTGAACTGCTTGTGCAATTTTAGCATGTGCTTCATCTGTGTTGTAAGATAAAGTAATTGTTGGAAGCTCAGATACATCTTTATATCCTAGCTCTTCAAGACCTTTTTGAAGTTCTGCTTTTGCAGTTTCCACATCATTGTCTTTGAAGTAGCCTTTTTCATTTTCAGAGAACATTGTTGGAGGAACAGCTGCCATTGCTGGAATTTGTCCACCTTGTGTAATTTGGTCTACAATTGATTGACGATCAATTGCATATGTCAATGCTTTACGGATGTGTACGTTGTTCAATGGTTTAACTTCTGTATTGAACTTGTACCAGTAAGTACCAGCAGTTGCTTGAGTTTTCAATTCGCCGCTGTCTTTAAGTGCTTTAATAGCGTCTGTTGAAACTGTATCGAATGGAAGACCATTCCAATCTAACTCGTCATTTTCGTACATGCTGCGAGCAGTAGCAGCATCATCGATCATAGAGTATTCAACTGTTGCAAGCTTAACAGAGTCAGCATCCCAATAAGTGTCGTTTTTCTCTAGTTTAATGGATTCGCTGTGGTTCCATTCCGTCATTTTGAATGGTCCGTTTGAAACATAATCTTTACCAGAGTCTTTATACCAGTCTGGATTTTCTTGAGCAATTTTGCTGTTTACAGGGAAGTAAGTGTAAAAAGCAGTTAGTTGCGTGAAGTATGGAGTTGGGTTAACTAAAGTAACTTCAAGAGTTTTCTCGTCAACAGCTTTAACTCCTACATCATCAAGCTTGCCTTCACCAGTGTTAGCAGCTTCAGCACCTTTTACATAGTAAAGTTGGTAAGCATATTGTGATTGGTTATTTGGGTCAAGAGCCCATTTCCAAGCATATACAAAGTCTTCTGCAGTTACAGGGTCACCGTTTGACCAGTTAGCATCATCACGGATTTTAAAAGTGTAAGTCAATTGATCGTCAGAAACTGTGTAGCTTTCTGCCATAGCTTCTTCAGGCTCACCGTCTTTATCAATACGAGTTAATCCTTCGAATGTTTGAAGCAATACGTTACTTGATGTTGAATCATTCGCCAAACCTGGGTTTAGGGAGAATGGTTCTGATCTAATGTTAAGACGTAAATCTTGCGAAACCTCATCTTTGCTGCCGCTGTCGCCGTTGCCACAAGCTGCAAGGAATGCACTAAGTGCAAGTACTAATGAAAGAAGTACAAGCATTCTCTTTTTCATTGTTTTACCCCCTTATATATTTTGTCCACAAGTGGAGTTTCCAAAAATTATCTTTCCCATAAAAAACGTAAGAATACACAAACTCATATTTCCTAAATAGTCTGTCAATTTAAGTCTACTGATTCGCTATTCAGAAATAGTAAACCATCCTTTATGTAAACTTCTTCATTACTAAACAATTAGACTAGTATAATAATGAGTAGGACTTATGATTTAGTATATCCAATTGTTTTAAATAGTCTGAAATATCACTTTTAATTTCCACTCGTAAAATCAATTATATATATCGACCTATTAGAATGCAAGAATTTTGTAGAATTTTGTAGAATTAAGAATAATCTAAATAAATACAATTTATAGATTTTTCTGTAAATCATATTCTAATATACTATATAACTAAAAAATGGAAAAACCTCGATATTTTCCTGAAAAAGTTATCTGTTCCTTTTTCCCCCATCGGCCGAATATTCTTTCAACTTTTAATTTCCCCCTCCCCTCCCTTGCTTTTTCCCGTCAATTAGTATAATTTATATGTATATAGTTAAATAAATGCTTTGATAAAGAGTAGTACTTATATGATGGTTTTTAAAAGAGAGTTTGTGTCTGGTGAAAACAAACAGCCGATTATAAGGAATGGACTTTTGAGCACTGAAATAGAACCGCAATTCGTTTATGGCATACTACATTTCAGCGACTTCCTTTCGTTAACAAGGATAAAGTGGCTTTTTTAAGCAATTAGGGTGGCACCGCGGACCATTCGTCCCTATGTTTCATATAGGGACGTGTGGTCTTTTTGTCGTTCTTTTTTCTTTTTCGGTTTCTAAAAGACTTTTCTATTCCTATTTCTTATATAGTACTAACTACAAAATGGAGGAAAAACACATGAAAACAATCTTTTCCGGCATTCAGCCGAGCGGAACAATCACTTTAGGAAATTACATTGGCGCACTGAACCAATTTGTAGAACTGCAGGATGATTATAACTGCTATTTCTGCATCGTTGATCAGCATGCTATTACAGTTCCTCAAGACCGTCTTGTTTTAAGAAACAACATCCGCAGCCTTGCAGCTTTATATATTGCAGTCGGCATCAATCCTGAGAAGGCTACATTATTTATTCAATCAGAGGTTCCTGCACATGCTCAAGGTGCTTGGATGATGCAATGTATTTCTTATATCGGCGAATTAGAGCGTATGACGCAGTTTAAAGATAAATCAGCAGGTAAAGACGGAGTATCTGCAGCACTACTCACATACCCGCCATTAATGGCAACAGACATTTTACTGTAT is part of the Niallia taxi genome and harbors:
- a CDS encoding peptide ABC transporter substrate-binding protein produces the protein MKKRMLVLLSLVLALSAFLAACGNGDSGSKDEVSQDLRLNIRSEPFSLNPGLANDSTSSNVLLQTFEGLTRIDKDGEPEEAMAESYTVSDDQLTYTFKIRDDANWSNGDPVTAEDFVYAWKWALDPNNQSQYAYQLYYVKGAEAANTGEGKLDDVGVKAVDEKTLEVTLVNPTPYFTQLTAFYTYFPVNSKIAQENPDWYKDSGKDYVSNGPFKMTEWNHSESIKLEKNDTYWDADSVKLATVEYSMIDDAATARSMYENDELDWNGLPFDTVSTDAIKALKDSGELKTQATAGTYWYKFNTEVKPLNNVHIRKALTYAIDRQSIVDQITQGGQIPAMAAVPPTMFSENEKGYFKDNDVETAKAELQKGLEELGYKDVSELPTITLSYNTDEAHAKIAQAVQDMWKKNLGIDVTLGNEEWAVYIDKLHSGDYQIGRMGWLGDFNDAINFLELYRDKDGGNNDTNWENAEFKQLLNDSQKETDTAKRQQMLKDAEAILMDELPIAPIYFYTNVWVQKDNLKDVVVSGLGDAQLKWAHFE